Proteins encoded by one window of Nocardioides euryhalodurans:
- a CDS encoding MFS transporter — protein sequence MHGHHGPAVEADAHSDTRPWGPMLVALVAQVLVVIDISVVNTAMPTIGHELGLGSSDLQWVVTAYLLLSGGCLLLGGRIADLISRRTVFLTGLTLFTTASLFTGFASGGAELIGGRAAQGAAAALMTPAALSIISTTYAGTQKARGLALWGAIGGLGIAVGVAVGGVLTTWASWEAIFWINVPIGVLAIAATFHVIAKDQKGPAGLAEFDVPGALVGVGSLATLMFTLARVESQGWASVQTAVGLGVAGILMVAFMLIEGRSAQPLVHPHTWKISSLVSSTTVMLGITGLLMAVVFLTSIFGQTALGYSALESGVAFLPLAMTLVVGTHLATHASAHLPVRTIAAIGLAIVSGGGLLLSRADSTSSYVGGLLPGLCLVGLGAGLVFAAVAGSAMNDIPAEHTGMASGFLMTGHEVGAALGVAVLSAVAGTAGNLTAASGVADAYSRGSMAITAIAVVFAAVAAVWMPAGKADAAHMHLH from the coding sequence ATGCACGGACACCACGGCCCCGCCGTCGAGGCGGACGCCCACAGCGACACACGACCCTGGGGCCCGATGCTCGTCGCGCTCGTCGCGCAGGTCCTCGTCGTCATCGACATCTCCGTCGTCAACACCGCGATGCCGACCATCGGCCACGAGCTCGGGCTGGGCAGCAGCGACCTGCAGTGGGTCGTCACCGCCTACCTCCTGCTGTCCGGCGGCTGCCTGCTCCTCGGAGGGAGGATCGCGGATCTGATCTCGCGTCGTACGGTGTTCCTCACCGGCCTGACGCTGTTCACCACGGCCTCGTTGTTCACCGGTTTCGCCAGCGGTGGGGCCGAGCTCATCGGCGGACGCGCGGCCCAGGGAGCCGCTGCAGCGCTCATGACCCCGGCGGCCCTCTCCATCATCAGCACCACCTACGCGGGCACGCAGAAGGCACGGGGCCTTGCGCTCTGGGGAGCCATCGGCGGCCTGGGCATCGCGGTCGGCGTCGCCGTGGGTGGCGTCCTCACCACATGGGCCAGCTGGGAGGCGATCTTCTGGATCAACGTGCCGATCGGCGTGCTCGCCATCGCCGCCACCTTCCACGTCATCGCCAAGGACCAGAAAGGTCCTGCCGGCCTGGCCGAGTTCGACGTCCCCGGGGCCCTCGTCGGCGTCGGTTCGCTGGCCACCTTGATGTTCACCCTGGCACGCGTGGAGTCCCAGGGCTGGGCCTCGGTCCAGACCGCTGTCGGCCTGGGCGTCGCCGGGATCCTGATGGTCGCGTTCATGCTCATCGAGGGCCGGTCCGCGCAGCCGCTGGTGCACCCGCACACCTGGAAGATCTCGAGCCTGGTGTCGAGCACGACCGTGATGCTCGGCATCACCGGCCTGCTCATGGCGGTGGTCTTCCTGACGTCGATCTTCGGGCAGACGGCCCTCGGCTACTCCGCCCTGGAGTCCGGCGTCGCGTTCCTCCCGCTCGCCATGACCCTCGTCGTCGGCACCCACCTCGCCACCCACGCCAGTGCGCACCTCCCGGTGCGGACCATCGCCGCCATCGGGCTGGCCATCGTCTCCGGCGGAGGTCTGCTCCTGTCCCGTGCCGACTCGACGTCCTCCTACGTCGGCGGACTCCTGCCCGGGCTGTGCCTGGTCGGTCTGGGTGCGGGCCTCGTGTTCGCCGCCGTCGCCGGCAGCGCGATGAACGACATTCCGGCCGAACACACCGGCATGGCGTCGGGGTTCCTGATGACCGGGCACGAGGTCGGAGCAGCACTCGGCGTGGCCGTCCTGTCCGCCGTCGCCGGGACGGCGGGCAACCTCACCGCGGCCTCCGGCGTGGCCGACGCGTACTCCCGCGGGTCGATGGCCATCACCGCGATCGCCGTCGTCTTCGCCGCGGTGGCCGCCGTCTGGATGCCTGCCGGGAAGGCCGACGCGGCCCACATGCACCTGCACTGA
- a CDS encoding hemerythrin domain-containing protein yields MKPDDQLPQVSLPGQAHVAYGPYDQTGMYVMHHALRRDLARFESAVRNTPVGDRSVWRGLSQRWDRFAEVLHHHHSVEDAAIWPLMLRRVDEAGDAAGRALLEAMEAEHEQVDPALAGCAAAFAAMAEHPCTDHRNALDVRVTAVRSVLLEHLAHEETEALPLLQRVMTPEDFAAAETAADKGYPTRLLPFILPWAMAEVPAPVVATVLRGQPGLGFVLRLLRRRFERREQKVFCHA; encoded by the coding sequence ATGAAGCCCGACGACCAGCTGCCGCAGGTCTCGCTGCCGGGGCAGGCGCACGTGGCTTACGGCCCGTACGACCAGACCGGCATGTACGTGATGCACCACGCCCTGCGCCGCGACCTGGCGCGCTTCGAGTCCGCGGTCCGGAACACTCCAGTGGGCGACCGGTCGGTGTGGCGGGGTCTGTCTCAGCGCTGGGACCGGTTCGCGGAAGTGCTGCACCACCACCACTCCGTCGAGGACGCTGCGATCTGGCCGTTGATGCTGCGCCGCGTCGACGAGGCCGGCGACGCTGCGGGGCGCGCCCTGTTGGAGGCGATGGAGGCCGAGCACGAGCAGGTCGACCCCGCGCTCGCCGGGTGCGCCGCCGCGTTCGCTGCGATGGCCGAGCATCCGTGCACCGATCACCGCAACGCCCTCGACGTCCGGGTCACCGCCGTTCGCAGCGTGCTGCTGGAGCACCTGGCCCACGAGGAGACGGAGGCGCTCCCGCTCCTGCAGCGAGTGATGACGCCCGAGGACTTCGCCGCCGCCGAGACCGCGGCAGACAAGGGCTACCCCACCCGTCTCCTCCCGTTCATCCTCCCCTGGGCGATGGCGGAGGTCCCTGCTCCCGTGGTCGCCACGGTGCTGCGGGGCCAGCCCGGCCTCGGGTTCGTGCTCCGACTCCTCCGGCGCCGCTTCGAGCGACGGGAGCAGAAGGTCTTCTGTCATGCCTGA